One Deltaproteobacteria bacterium DNA window includes the following coding sequences:
- a CDS encoding methyl-accepting chemotaxis protein has translation MGISADGETMLSRTGLLNILVAVLPLVVAGTVVVGRDPAEEPLGWMFFGILILLTAGAAVFVQSRVQSSSSSSLGGIVEALRGVSQGNFSTLLDAQGAGEYTELVEVTNESLSQIGGVMKQVAESAGSMVESSKELVRLGQDLNNSAGETSGEASRASSSAASIDHNLQTVATATTEMTASIQEIARNSHEAASIATAAVEVADTANTTVARLGDSSAEIGNVIKLITSIAEQTNLLALNATIEAARAGEAGKGFAVVATEVKELAKETAKATEDISSRIDAIQSDVRAAVDAIAEIGTIIRQVNELQVTIAGAVEEQSATTSEIGHNVQAAANGSGEIAKSVSGVAEAVEETTAYASDSEHAATRLSGVASAIQDMMTRYRFRH, from the coding sequence ATGGGAATCAGCGCTGATGGAGAGACGATGCTCTCGCGTACGGGACTTTTAAACATTTTAGTAGCTGTTTTACCGCTGGTCGTAGCGGGAACCGTTGTGGTGGGTCGTGACCCGGCCGAAGAACCTCTTGGATGGATGTTTTTTGGCATCTTGATCCTTCTGACAGCGGGGGCAGCAGTCTTCGTTCAGTCGAGGGTTCAATCTTCTAGCTCATCCTCACTGGGTGGTATCGTTGAAGCGCTGCGAGGCGTTTCCCAAGGCAATTTCTCTACATTGCTCGATGCTCAAGGTGCGGGGGAGTACACCGAGTTGGTCGAGGTCACTAATGAATCTCTTAGCCAAATTGGCGGAGTGATGAAGCAGGTGGCCGAGAGCGCAGGCTCTATGGTCGAGTCTTCCAAGGAACTGGTCAGGTTGGGACAGGATTTAAATAACTCCGCAGGTGAGACGAGCGGAGAGGCTTCGAGAGCATCTTCTTCCGCAGCATCCATCGATCACAACTTACAGACTGTTGCCACTGCAACAACCGAGATGACGGCCAGTATCCAAGAAATTGCACGAAACTCACACGAAGCAGCCAGCATCGCGACTGCCGCGGTTGAAGTTGCTGATACTGCGAACACCACGGTTGCACGCCTTGGTGACTCGAGTGCTGAGATTGGCAACGTCATTAAACTGATTACGTCGATTGCCGAACAAACAAACTTACTTGCCTTGAACGCTACCATCGAGGCCGCGCGAGCAGGTGAAGCCGGTAAAGGCTTCGCGGTTGTTGCAACCGAAGTTAAGGAATTGGCGAAAGAAACCGCCAAAGCAACTGAAGACATCAGTTCACGTATTGATGCTATTCAATCTGATGTTCGAGCAGCGGTTGATGCGATTGCTGAAATTGGCACGATTATTCGCCAAGTGAATGAACTCCAGGTAACCATTGCTGGAGCGGTTGAGGAACAAAGCGCCACGACCAGCGAGATTGGTCATAACGTCCAAGCTGCAGCCAACGGTTCAGGTGAGATTGCGAAGAGTGTGAGTGGGGTAGCAGAGGCTGTTGAAGAAACAACTGCCTATGCAAGTGACTCTGAGCACGCTGCTACGCGATTGTCCGGTGTTGCCTCTGC